TTTAAATGTTAGGaggtaaaattaaaatcactacaaagtacttttttttttttttttttcttctgagaaacaaaaaatgaccACAAACTTAGACGAACACAATTTGCAATTTATTCCAATAGTCAATACCTTTTAAAATGGTACTAATAAATAGGCATTTGCTATTTCTATATAGTTTATTGATCATTACGACACAACTATGATAGTAGGAACAAAATCAAGTGGGGGCCCAAAGGGGCCTAGGCCCCCCGgtcttaaggaaaaaaaaaaaaaatatatatatatatatatatagtggcgGAGCCAAGATTTCAATTCAGGGGGGGCAAAATTATAGGAAACTTTGGAAACACAATCGTTCATCTATTGATCTTCcactcaattttttaattaatttttaacacTTCATTGCTAAAAAGCCTCAAAGTTTGTTACCAAAACATAGAATTTGAAACAATGAAAGAGCCAAAGAgattgaggggaaaaaaaaaagattagtgaAAAGATGTAAGCATTAGAGATTTAGTGTCATgaaaaaattagacaaaattTGAAAGTATGGATCCGCTACTTAGAGTTGAAGCcatgaaatattttaaacacAATTTAGTAGacgatttttatttaaacttaaaaagtgtgatgaaaattgaatttcaattgttGTAAAGATTAAGTGTTGTGtatctcccattaaaaaaataaaataaaataaattagtaatTGTCAATGTGTCTAATTTAGTATTATCTCTTTGTATCTTTTTTCTCTAGTATGATATTTAGTATAACTTTGTTGATAAAGGTACAAGTGTGTAGCACATCTCATGACAGCACATCAAGTTCTTGCATGTGCTGCTAGAGAATAACAAGCCACCTCATAAGGCACTAACTCTCACAAACATTCATGATATTAGATCTATAGAATGTAAAATCTCAATTTACTTGAACTTTAGGTATTTGACAGAAGCATATTAAGCAGTTCTTTGTATCAGAACACTGTGGTAGCCAATTCTAATTTTGCAGGTGTCTCGAACTCTGTTAAACAGCTCTTTGTTTTCGTTTTAAGATATATAACATATTGTATACTCTTCTCTTTGTTGGGGGGAATTAATTTCAGCATCAAACTATCAAATTTGTATCATTTGCATAGTTAACTGAAATTATGGGTTAGAATTTGATGTTAATTGGTTGTCTTTGAAATTTGTCTAGAAATTCTTGGCGTGGGGGGAGCAAAGTAATCTAGAAATCTTATACTAAAGGGGTTTGGGAGGAAGGTCAGGGGGGGCAGTTGCCCCCCCTCGCCCCCCCCTTGGCTCCGCccctgtatatatatatatattacaattttatatttggcCCCCTCTATTAAAATTTTGGGCCTCTCCCTTACAATTTTACATTGATTACAGTATTTTATTGTATGATCATTTTCATCagttgtaaaataatataagaCCTCAAATTTGCCAAATCAACTCCAAAATACACCCACATTAGTTTATGTTTAATTGTGCAAAATGAAACATAGAATAATGTGAGTGTATTTTGGgattaattggaaaattttacacatttactGTAACTATgcaaatgaatattttaataattatttagaTTGAGAGTAGTGATTTTTGGTTGAGGAAAAGAGAGATGATTTTGGGATAATGATAAAGAATTGATAAGGAAATAGTATTATGATGAGAcgtattttgaaaagtgagtatgtaaaatagaaagagTAGGttattatactaaaatagacataAATTTTTGCATGAGCCAATGTAAATGCTATAATGTAGTAAGAAATAATGATGTTTTGTGTCTTTGTCTTTGTTAGTAAATAATTGTATtataatgtattaagaaacaatgatttttgtgTCATTGTCATTgttgatagtttgttaatactaaataGATACTTATTTAGAAtttcattgttattttttttttaacttatattCTAGCCCCTCTTAACTCAAAATCCTGTGTCCATCCCTACATGATAGtcatttttagttattttaccTATGAATATGATATAATTTGAGTTTATGGTGTCCTTTCCATGAGAATTACTTGTTATCATTATACCaatcgtatttttttttttttttttaggtggggTTTGGATTCGGCTTATTGTGTCCACAATTTGCTTTCAACGCGTTtcagcctcttttttttttttttttttttttggtttccgcACTTGTTGACTTTTTATCCGTGAATAGTGCACCtatgtactgttcatggacccataaatttcacttttcaacaactttttcattaaaaatggatcccacggtactattcacatatttaaaaattattttgttatagtgttttcagttttcagcaaaataagttctatccaaacggaTCCTTAATTTCTAGATAAAACTTAAGAATAAAACCTTAGATGCAGTAGGTTAAGCttccaattaaattcattcatatGATTACATTGAATTGTTGCACTTTGAAATGATTAAAGGGTGCATCTaagttattgtattttttttaaaagaaacaaacacatagaAATAGATGGGACAAAAGATGGGATTTATATACAAAAGTTATAGACTATTGGTCAACGCACAATTAATTGTCATAGCTCCACCTAAAAGTTTTAGCGAAAAATGGGGTAAGTAATTGTCCCTAAATTGAGCACAATTATGATAGTTATAGACTTATTGGTCAATGCACTCTCTTGACATATAATCATAACtcttaaatcttttttattggaTCAAATGTTGTAGCTCCTGCATCTAATATCTCATCTAATAAAAGAGTGAGGGTTTGAAACCCGTTTAtactaaaaaccaattaataCCTTGATATGTTGATAAAGAAATCATCGTGGTTCAAATGGCATAGATTGAATTTCTatggtattaattttttttttagggtaaattgtaaattgcACCTCTAAATTTTGGGAGTGTTTGAATTTCATATCCTGAAATTTCAACATTTAGATTTTACTCCTTCAAGATCTATTCCGTTTTCATCAACAGTCCCTCCATTCATATTTTCCGCTAAGTGTCAAATAAActttttacaaatatttaatttgtccAATAAAATGATGCCACATTATTTTTGTagcttaaaaatattttttaaaaaaattaaaaatgacatgacataataaaaatgacttgacattattttattagaaaactaaacactttttttttttttttgagaaagataaactaaacACATGTGCTAAGTTTATATGGTACTTAACAGAAAATATGGATTAACAGACTACTTATGTAAAAGGAATAGAACTTcaataaacaaaattcaaattctaaaactttaaaatataaaatctaacATAATATAGTTTGCAATCTgcacttatttttatttgagaaagagatgatatttttttcttttcttttttttgagcaTGAGAAAGAGATGATATTGATACATGATATAGAGCAATATCTCCTGTAGAAGTTCCCCTCGAAGCAAAACCATGCTAACAGAGATGATAATCCGACCCCTCCATCTCCCTCCTCAAGCTCTCCTCATCCCTCACTCCTCTAAACCCTCCAaaaccccttcttcttcttctaatctcaacaccaaaaacccaccttcttcttcttcttcttcctcagacTCAGGCCTGCTCTTCCGCCAGAAAATCCTCTACCTTGAAAACCTCAACGTCAATTCCCACAAAGCTCTCCAACTCAACCCAGATTTCCGTTCCACCCCACTCTCTTCCCTCCTCTCCGTCGAGCAATGCCTCTCTTCCTTTGGCCTCACTCGCTCTTCCCTTGGTCGAATTCTAGACATGTACCCACAGCTCCTCACCTCTGACCCTCACACCCAACTCTACCCCATCTTTGATTTCCTTCTCAACGAGGTCCGAATCCCATTTCTTCACATTCCAAAGTCCATAACTCGATGCCCCAGAATCTTAGTTTCCAGTGTCCCAAACCAGTTAAGACCCACTTTCTCTTTTTTGCAAAACTTGGGTTTTGTGGGTCCTCATTCAATCACTTCTCACACCGTAGTGCTATTGGTTTCAAGTGTGGAAGATACTCTTTTGCCAAAGATTCAGTTTTTGCAAAGTTTGGGGTTTTCTCATGAGGAAGTGGCTACCATGGTGATAAGGTCACCTGGGTTGTTGACTTTTAGTATTACAAATAATTTGCTCCCCAAGGTGAAGTATTTCTTGGAGGAAATGAAAGGGGATATAGTGGAATTGAAGAGGTTTCCTCAGTATTTTTCGTTTAGTTTGGAGGGGAAGATTAAGCCTAGGCATAGGCTTTTGCTCGAGCACCGTTTGTCGCTGCCATTGCCGGCGATGTTGAAGGTTAGTGATGGCGAGTTCACTGCGAGGTTGATTGAGTTGCGGTTGCGGTTGCGGTTGCGGTCTATTGAGGGGATGTAAATGGCTGTTTAGTAAGTTGGCTTGgttcttttatgttttatattgGAATTGATAGTGAGAATGTGATTATTTGGAATTGAATGTTTACAGTTTCtgcaataaaaaagaaagaattgagtGTCTATCTATGGAGTGGAATTATGTGTTCAATTTTGTAAATCTTATGTTTAAAGTAACCATTTAGATATGATATGGATGGTAAAATGCACATGTAATGTGAATTATTTCACCTAGAAAGATTGTTTGAAGTATAACATGTACATAAAGAGAGCATGCTGCATTTTGCACAATAACAATTGTAGTGGGATATTGAATTATTCTTTGTATTGAGGAGCTTTTAGTTCCTAGAAATTTTGAACGCAAAATTCTCATGTACTAATCCACACTCACAATTTAATTACACAACAActtaaaagacaaaattaacCCAAGATATCTCACTCTTAACACTTACAATTGAATAAGAAAGTGATTTGCTAACCCACACTCACATTTTAATCTCACTCTTATCTGTTTGCTTCCTCCCTGTTCTCAATCTTCTCTCTTTGATGCGGGAAgcgcaaggaaatatttttattttgcaaatcaattgtatttttatttttcaactgtaatttaggtcctagtagttaATTAGGTAATCAGTATTTTAGAGTTTTGCAATTAAATAATTAGGATCTTCCTAATCATTTAGAATTTGGTTTGCTTAGTCAATTAGATTAGGGTTTAGTAGTCTATACAAGCACAATAATGTACTCCTATGGAGACGGATTATTTTgat
This genomic stretch from Quercus lobata isolate SW786 chromosome 3, ValleyOak3.0 Primary Assembly, whole genome shotgun sequence harbors:
- the LOC115978730 gene encoding transcription termination factor MTEF1, chloroplastic — its product is MLTEMIIRPLHLPPQALLIPHSSKPSKTPSSSSNLNTKNPPSSSSSSSDSGLLFRQKILYLENLNVNSHKALQLNPDFRSTPLSSLLSVEQCLSSFGLTRSSLGRILDMYPQLLTSDPHTQLYPIFDFLLNEVRIPFLHIPKSITRCPRILVSSVPNQLRPTFSFLQNLGFVGPHSITSHTVVLLVSSVEDTLLPKIQFLQSLGFSHEEVATMVIRSPGLLTFSITNNLLPKVKYFLEEMKGDIVELKRFPQYFSFSLEGKIKPRHRLLLEHRLSLPLPAMLKVSDGEFTARLIELRLRLRLRSIEGM